Proteins encoded by one window of Azospirillum brasilense:
- the serB gene encoding phosphoserine phosphatase SerB, translating to MSAVVTLIAAASAVLDEQAVQAARASLTALGADTAKPDWLAPDRACDIAEEGLVPEQAEAAVRRALDGLAVDVIAQKPGNRKKRLLVADMESTIIEQEMLDELGDYVGLKDHIAAITVRAMNGEIDFKGAVRERVALLKGLNESVVDEVWQRATLMPGAKTLVSTMRANGATCVLVSGGFRCFTERVRQWVGFDDDRGNVLEVVDGIMTGAVVEPILDKDSKLEALLAYAGERHVPTVETMAVGDGANDLPMLLAAGLGVAFHAKPTVAAQARARVDHGDLTALLFAQGYRIGEFVEG from the coding sequence ATGAGCGCTGTCGTTACGCTGATCGCCGCCGCCTCCGCCGTTCTCGACGAGCAGGCCGTGCAGGCCGCCCGCGCGTCCCTGACCGCGCTGGGGGCCGACACCGCCAAGCCGGACTGGCTGGCGCCGGACCGCGCCTGCGACATCGCCGAGGAAGGGCTGGTGCCCGAGCAGGCCGAAGCCGCCGTGCGCCGCGCTCTTGATGGCCTCGCCGTGGACGTCATCGCCCAGAAGCCGGGCAACCGGAAGAAGCGCCTGCTGGTCGCCGATATGGAATCGACGATCATCGAGCAGGAGATGCTGGACGAGCTTGGCGATTACGTCGGGCTGAAGGACCACATCGCCGCGATCACCGTTCGCGCCATGAACGGCGAGATCGACTTCAAGGGCGCGGTGCGCGAGCGGGTCGCCCTGCTGAAGGGCCTGAACGAGAGCGTCGTCGACGAGGTGTGGCAGCGCGCCACCCTGATGCCGGGCGCCAAGACTTTGGTTTCCACCATGCGCGCCAACGGGGCGACCTGCGTGCTGGTTTCCGGCGGCTTCCGCTGCTTCACGGAGCGGGTGCGCCAGTGGGTCGGCTTCGACGACGACCGCGGCAACGTGCTGGAGGTGGTGGACGGCATCATGACCGGCGCGGTGGTCGAGCCGATCCTCGACAAGGACAGCAAGCTGGAGGCCCTGCTCGCCTACGCCGGAGAGCGCCACGTCCCGACCGTCGAGACGATGGCCGTCGGCGACGGCGCCAACGACCTGCCGATGCTGCTGGCCGCCGGGCTGGGCGTCGCCTTCCACGCCAAGCCGACCGTGGCCGCCCAGGCCCGCGCCCGCGTGGACCATGGCGACCTTACCGCCCTGCTGTTCGCCCAGGGCTACCGGATCGGGGAGTTCGTGGAGGGCTGA
- a CDS encoding PLP-dependent aminotransferase family protein: MGASEIRELLKLLERPEIISFAGGIPDPDFFPTAAIARAYEKIFQSNGGAGGALQYTISEGFTPLREWICTYMGRRGIQAGLDEVLVTSGSQQALEFVGKLLIGPGEKILVTRPTYLGALQAFSPYEPQYLSVPGDAEGPDLAAVEAALEQKPKFFYLVPDFQNPNGTTISLARREALLDLCAKHGVPIVEDAAYTELRYEGEAIPSLVALDAARNGGKITNVLFCGSFSKTMVPALRVGWINGPAEVINRLVLMKQAGDLHTSTINQIVLHDVVSQSFDSHIRRLRASYKERRDAMLTALAEFAPAGVTWTKPEGGMFVWIELPEGTDGVELLARAIKDANVAFVPGSAFHADRSGKNTLRLSFSNNNPERIREGIRRLCGLLHTVAA; the protein is encoded by the coding sequence ATGGGAGCTTCGGAAATCCGGGAGCTGCTGAAGCTGCTCGAACGGCCGGAAATCATCTCCTTCGCCGGGGGCATCCCGGACCCCGATTTCTTCCCGACCGCGGCCATCGCCCGCGCCTATGAGAAGATCTTCCAGTCCAACGGCGGGGCCGGCGGCGCGCTCCAGTACACCATCAGCGAGGGCTTCACGCCGCTGCGCGAGTGGATCTGCACCTACATGGGCCGCCGCGGCATCCAGGCCGGGCTGGACGAGGTGCTGGTGACCAGCGGGTCGCAGCAGGCGCTGGAGTTCGTCGGCAAGCTGCTGATCGGGCCGGGCGAGAAGATCCTGGTGACCCGCCCGACCTATCTCGGCGCACTCCAGGCCTTCTCGCCCTATGAGCCGCAGTATCTCTCCGTCCCCGGCGACGCCGAAGGGCCGGACCTCGCCGCGGTGGAGGCGGCGCTGGAGCAGAAGCCGAAGTTCTTCTACCTCGTCCCCGATTTCCAGAACCCCAACGGCACGACGATCTCGCTGGCCCGCCGCGAGGCGCTGCTCGACCTCTGCGCCAAGCACGGCGTGCCGATCGTCGAGGATGCGGCCTACACCGAGCTGCGCTACGAAGGCGAAGCGATCCCGTCCTTGGTCGCGCTGGACGCCGCCCGCAACGGCGGCAAGATCACCAACGTGCTCTTCTGCGGCTCCTTCTCCAAGACGATGGTGCCGGCGCTGCGCGTGGGCTGGATCAACGGCCCGGCAGAGGTGATCAACCGGCTGGTCCTGATGAAGCAGGCCGGCGATCTCCACACCAGCACCATCAACCAGATCGTGCTGCACGACGTGGTGTCGCAGAGCTTCGACAGCCACATTCGCCGCCTGCGCGCCAGCTACAAGGAGCGCCGCGACGCCATGCTGACCGCGCTGGCCGAGTTTGCTCCGGCCGGGGTGACCTGGACCAAGCCGGAAGGCGGCATGTTCGTCTGGATCGAACTGCCGGAAGGCACCGACGGGGTGGAGTTGCTGGCCCGCGCCATCAAGGACGCCAACGTCGCCTTCGTCCCCGGCTCGGCCTTCCACGCCGACCGCTCGGGCAAGAACACGCTGCGCCTCAGCTTCTCCAACAACAACCCGGAGCGCATCCGCGAAGGCATCCGCCGCCTCTGCGGCCTGCTTCACACCGTCGCGGCGTAA
- a CDS encoding cupredoxin domain-containing protein, producing the protein MIQRPATLLTPSILAFTLLLAGCGAGTDLAQRPPPGYVGDVAARVSAVDWAQARPVTVQLDEFRFQPDRLAFERGTPYRLTLENGGSVAHTFTSEGFFKAIAVRRVTTAQGAVETPALVNLEIPAGQTDVVDFIPIQAGTYDLACHEPLHSSFGMTGTITVR; encoded by the coding sequence ATGATCCAGCGGCCTGCCACCCTTCTTACCCCGTCCATTCTTGCTTTCACCCTGCTGTTGGCCGGATGCGGCGCCGGGACTGATCTGGCGCAGCGCCCGCCGCCCGGCTATGTCGGCGACGTGGCGGCGCGCGTCTCGGCGGTGGATTGGGCGCAGGCCCGCCCCGTGACGGTTCAATTGGACGAGTTCCGGTTCCAGCCCGACCGTCTGGCCTTCGAGCGGGGAACGCCGTACCGCCTGACGCTGGAGAACGGCGGGAGCGTCGCGCACACCTTCACCTCCGAAGGCTTCTTCAAGGCCATCGCGGTGCGGCGGGTCACCACCGCGCAAGGCGCCGTCGAGACGCCGGCCCTGGTGAATCTGGAGATACCCGCCGGACAGACCGACGTGGTGGACTTCATCCCGATCCAGGCCGGAACCTACGACCTGGCCTGCCACGAACCGCTGCACAGCAGCTTCGGCATGACCGGGACGATCACGGTTCGCTGA
- the miaA gene encoding tRNA (adenosine(37)-N6)-dimethylallyltransferase MiaA, translating to MAEDSPRNRDVQHRHVVVIGGPTASGKSGMALDIALARNGTVINADSMQLYAELDVLTARPGAEDLAKAPHRLYGVLPAAERGSAARWRDMALAEIAAAHAAGRLPIVVGGTGLYLRTLMEGLSAVPAIPDEVRKAAHARLQELGGEAFRAELVGRDPASAKLNPGDTTRLTRAWEVLEATGHPLSHWQTQRAEGAPEGLAFSVLVIDPPRDALYANCDRRFRVMMGQGALEEVRRLDALGLDPDLPAMKALGVPELRDHLRGTLTLDEAIALAQQSTRRYAKRQVTWFRHQLAARPPASALHGCHTINSLYARPLSEAILTYLETTLRR from the coding sequence ATGGCAGAGGACAGCCCGCGCAACCGGGATGTGCAGCACCGGCACGTGGTGGTGATCGGCGGCCCGACGGCCTCGGGCAAGTCGGGCATGGCGCTCGACATCGCCTTGGCGCGCAACGGCACGGTCATCAACGCCGACAGCATGCAGCTTTATGCCGAGCTGGACGTGCTGACCGCCCGTCCGGGGGCGGAGGATCTGGCGAAGGCTCCGCATCGGCTCTACGGCGTGCTGCCGGCGGCGGAGCGCGGCTCCGCCGCGCGCTGGCGCGACATGGCGCTGGCCGAGATCGCCGCGGCCCATGCCGCCGGGCGTCTGCCCATCGTCGTCGGCGGCACCGGCCTCTATCTGCGCACGCTGATGGAGGGCTTGAGCGCCGTCCCCGCCATCCCGGACGAGGTCCGCAAGGCCGCCCACGCCCGGCTCCAGGAGCTGGGGGGCGAGGCGTTCCGCGCGGAGCTGGTGGGCCGCGACCCGGCCTCGGCCAAACTCAACCCCGGCGACACCACCCGACTGACCCGCGCCTGGGAAGTGCTGGAGGCCACCGGCCATCCCCTCTCCCACTGGCAGACCCAGCGGGCCGAGGGCGCGCCGGAGGGGCTGGCCTTCTCCGTGCTCGTGATCGACCCACCGCGCGACGCGCTCTACGCCAATTGCGACCGCCGCTTCCGCGTGATGATGGGGCAGGGGGCGTTGGAGGAGGTGCGGCGGCTCGACGCGCTCGGCCTCGATCCCGACCTGCCGGCGATGAAGGCGCTGGGCGTTCCGGAGCTGCGCGATCATCTGCGCGGCACGCTGACTCTCGACGAAGCCATTGCGCTGGCTCAGCAATCGACGCGCCGCTACGCGAAGCGGCAGGTCACCTGGTTCCGTCACCAGCTCGCGGCGCGGCCGCCGGCCTCCGCGCTGCATGGCTGCCATACGATCAATTCGCTCTACGCAAGACCGCTTAGTGAAGCAATACTGACCTATCTTGAAACGACGTTGCGTCGTTGA
- the hflC gene encoding protease modulator HflC, whose product MNRTLLVAGIGILAAGVLASASLFTVNEAQQALVLQFGEPMRVIREPGLKAKVPFIQEVRILDRRVLDLDPPVEQVILADQKRLDVDAFARYRILDPLRFYQTAGNEAVAETRMNAIVNSALRRVLGSVTLLAILSDERPRVMNDIRGQVNDEAKRFGIEIVDVRIRRADLPEETSQSIFARMRSEREREAAEARAQGQEQSQQIRSRADRERTVILAEAQRDSQILRGEGDNQALKMIAEATSQDPQFYSFYRTLEAYRKSLNKDDTTMVLSPTGEFFRYFGDITGGGNGQPAPASGSAPAPQRAPAPATAQQQ is encoded by the coding sequence ATGAACCGCACATTGTTGGTCGCCGGCATCGGCATCCTCGCCGCGGGCGTGCTCGCCTCGGCCTCGCTGTTCACGGTGAACGAGGCGCAGCAGGCGCTCGTCCTCCAGTTCGGCGAGCCGATGCGCGTCATCCGCGAACCCGGCCTGAAGGCCAAGGTCCCCTTCATCCAGGAAGTCCGCATCCTCGACCGCCGCGTGCTCGACCTCGATCCGCCGGTGGAGCAGGTCATCCTGGCCGACCAGAAGCGCCTGGACGTGGACGCCTTCGCGCGCTACCGCATCCTGGACCCGCTGCGCTTCTACCAGACCGCCGGCAACGAGGCGGTGGCCGAGACGCGGATGAACGCCATCGTGAACTCGGCGCTGCGCCGCGTTCTCGGCAGCGTGACGCTGCTCGCCATCCTGTCGGACGAGCGTCCGCGCGTGATGAACGACATCCGCGGGCAGGTGAACGACGAGGCGAAGCGCTTCGGCATCGAGATCGTCGATGTCCGCATCCGCCGCGCCGACCTGCCGGAGGAGACCAGCCAGTCGATCTTCGCCCGCATGCGGTCGGAGCGTGAGCGTGAAGCCGCCGAGGCCCGCGCCCAGGGTCAGGAGCAGTCGCAGCAGATCCGCTCCCGCGCGGACCGCGAGCGCACCGTCATCCTGGCCGAAGCGCAGCGCGATTCGCAGATCCTGCGCGGTGAGGGCGACAACCAGGCGCTGAAGATGATCGCCGAGGCGACGTCGCAGGACCCGCAGTTCTACAGCTTCTACCGGACGCTCGAAGCCTACCGGAAGTCGCTGAACAAGGACGACACCACCATGGTGCTGTCCCCGACCGGCGAGTTCTTCCGCTACTTCGGCGACATCACCGGCGGCGGCAACGGCCAGCCGGCGCCGGCCTCGGGCAGCGCTCCGGCGCCGCAGCGGGCTCCGGCCCCGGCGACCGCCCAGCAGCAGTAA
- a CDS encoding DUF2065 domain-containing protein gives MTDLLTALALVLVIEGVLYALFPSAMRRLIVEALTMPENRLRAVGLVTAMAGVGFVWLLRGA, from the coding sequence ATGACGGATCTCCTCACCGCGCTGGCCCTGGTCCTGGTGATCGAGGGCGTGCTCTACGCGCTGTTCCCGTCCGCGATGCGGCGTCTGATCGTCGAAGCGCTGACGATGCCGGAAAACCGGCTGCGCGCCGTCGGGCTGGTGACGGCGATGGCCGGCGTCGGATTCGTCTGGCTTCTGCGGGGTGCCTGA
- a CDS encoding DegQ family serine endoprotease — protein sequence MNPNHPIHRAEPGRRLRVVPLIAALLLGLSAAVGTPAMAQSRPAPTSFADLSEKLLPAVVNISTSQAVPQRQQGARPEMPQFPPGSPFEEFFRDFFDRQQQDQPQQPRKSTSLGSGFIIDAKNGYVVTNNHVIQDADEITVILQDDTNIKAELIGKDPKTDVALLKINTNHPLVAVPFGDSDAMRVGDWVLAIGNPFGLGGSVTAGIISARQRDINAGPYDDFLQTDASINRGNSGGPMFNLNGEVIGINTAIFSPSGGSVGIGFAIPSNLAKQVVAQLREYGKTRRGWLGVRIQGVTPEIAESLGLQGHKGALVASITPNGPAAKAGIQAGDVVTKFDGKEINEMRRLPRVVAETPIDKAVPVEVWRKGKSQQLQVKVGELEAAEESGLLAANPEEQRRQPQQAPAQKPTETLGLKLTNITPELRQQFEIKPELKGVVVTEVAGNSTASEKGIRAGDVIIEVGQEEVRKPEDVTSKIQKAKEQGKKSILLLVDRHGDLRFVAIPLSQG from the coding sequence TTGAACCCGAACCACCCCATCCACCGCGCCGAACCCGGCCGCCGGCTGCGCGTCGTGCCGCTGATCGCCGCTCTCCTGTTGGGGCTGTCCGCCGCCGTCGGCACCCCCGCCATGGCCCAGTCGCGCCCGGCGCCGACCAGCTTCGCCGACCTGTCGGAAAAGCTGCTGCCCGCCGTGGTCAACATCTCGACCAGCCAGGCGGTGCCGCAGCGCCAGCAGGGCGCCCGTCCCGAGATGCCGCAGTTCCCGCCGGGCTCGCCGTTCGAGGAGTTCTTCCGCGACTTCTTCGACCGCCAGCAGCAGGACCAGCCGCAGCAGCCGCGCAAGTCGACCTCGCTCGGCTCCGGCTTCATCATCGACGCCAAGAACGGCTACGTGGTCACCAACAACCACGTCATCCAGGACGCCGACGAGATCACCGTCATCCTGCAGGACGACACCAACATCAAGGCGGAGCTGATCGGCAAGGACCCGAAGACCGACGTCGCCCTGCTGAAGATCAACACCAACCACCCGCTGGTCGCCGTTCCCTTCGGCGATTCGGACGCCATGCGCGTGGGCGACTGGGTGCTGGCCATCGGCAACCCGTTCGGCCTGGGCGGTTCGGTCACCGCCGGCATCATCTCGGCCCGCCAGCGCGACATCAACGCCGGCCCCTACGACGATTTCCTGCAGACCGACGCCTCGATCAACCGCGGCAACTCCGGCGGCCCGATGTTCAACCTGAACGGCGAGGTCATCGGCATCAACACGGCGATCTTCTCGCCGTCGGGCGGTTCGGTCGGCATCGGCTTCGCCATCCCGTCCAACCTCGCCAAGCAGGTGGTCGCGCAGCTCCGCGAGTACGGCAAGACCCGCCGCGGCTGGCTGGGCGTGCGCATCCAGGGCGTGACCCCGGAGATCGCCGAGAGCCTGGGCCTGCAGGGCCACAAGGGCGCGCTGGTCGCCTCGATCACCCCGAACGGTCCGGCGGCCAAGGCCGGCATCCAGGCGGGCGACGTGGTGACCAAGTTCGACGGCAAGGAAATCAACGAGATGCGCCGCCTGCCGCGCGTCGTCGCCGAGACGCCGATCGACAAGGCCGTGCCGGTCGAGGTGTGGCGCAAGGGCAAGTCGCAGCAGCTCCAGGTGAAGGTTGGCGAGCTTGAGGCCGCCGAGGAATCGGGCCTTCTCGCCGCCAATCCGGAGGAACAGCGCCGCCAGCCGCAGCAGGCTCCGGCCCAGAAGCCGACCGAGACGCTGGGCCTGAAGCTGACCAACATCACCCCGGAGCTGCGCCAGCAGTTCGAGATCAAGCCCGAGCTGAAGGGCGTGGTGGTGACCGAGGTGGCGGGCAACTCCACCGCGTCGGAGAAGGGCATCCGCGCCGGCGACGTCATCATCGAGGTCGGCCAGGAGGAGGTCCGCAAGCCGGAGGACGTGACGTCCAAGATCCAGAAGGCGAAGGAGCAGGGCAAGAAGTCCATCCTGCTGCTGGTGGACCGCCACGGCGACCTGCGCTTCGTCGCCATCCCGCTCAGCCAAGGCTGA
- a CDS encoding acetolactate synthase 3 large subunit encodes MPEQKLTGAQIVIKALKDQGVDIIFGYPGGAVLPIYDAIFQQNDIKHILVRHEQAAVHAAEGYARSTGKVGCVLVTSGPGATNAVTGLLDALCDSIPLVCLSGQVPTHLIGNDAFQEADTTGITRPCTKHNYLVKDVNQLARTMHEAFYVARSGRPGPVLVDIPKDVQFADGTYIPPTEVKHKTYRPQVKPEIARVEEAIELIATAKRPIFYTGGGVVNAGPIAAKLLTQFVKMTGFPITSTLMGLGAFPASDPQWLGMLGMHGTYEANLAMYNCDVMINIGARFDDRVTGKLSEFAPGSKKIHVDIDPSSINKNVAVDIPIVGDAGAVLEDMIRIWKARQKRADQTALKEWWGQVEGWRARNCLNYNRTEAVIKPQYALERLREALRGKNHYVTTEVGQHQMWAAQFLPFDEPNRWMTSGGLGTMGYGLPAAIGAQLAHPDAIVVDVSGEASFLMNMQEIGTAVQYRAPVKIFILNNKYMGMVRQWQELLHGSRYSNSYSEALPDFVKLAESWGCVGLRATTVAEVDEVIEKMLAVTDRPCIIDIAVDPKENCFPMIPGGKAHNEILFGPEDSPSDATPEDGMVLV; translated from the coding sequence ATGCCCGAACAGAAGCTGACCGGCGCGCAGATCGTCATCAAGGCCCTGAAGGATCAGGGCGTAGACATCATCTTCGGTTATCCGGGCGGCGCGGTACTTCCGATCTACGACGCCATCTTCCAGCAGAACGACATCAAGCACATCCTGGTCCGGCATGAGCAGGCCGCCGTGCACGCCGCGGAAGGCTACGCCCGCTCCACCGGCAAGGTGGGCTGCGTGCTGGTGACCTCCGGTCCCGGCGCCACCAACGCCGTGACGGGCCTGCTCGACGCGCTGTGCGACAGCATTCCGCTGGTCTGCCTGTCCGGGCAGGTGCCGACCCACCTGATCGGCAACGACGCCTTCCAGGAGGCCGACACCACCGGCATCACGCGCCCCTGCACCAAGCACAATTACCTGGTGAAGGACGTCAACCAGCTCGCCCGCACCATGCACGAGGCCTTCTACGTGGCGCGCAGCGGCCGTCCCGGCCCGGTGCTGGTCGACATCCCGAAGGACGTGCAGTTCGCCGACGGCACCTACATCCCGCCGACCGAGGTGAAGCACAAGACCTACCGCCCGCAGGTGAAGCCCGAGATCGCCCGCGTGGAGGAGGCCATCGAGCTGATCGCCACCGCCAAGCGCCCGATCTTCTACACCGGCGGCGGCGTGGTGAACGCCGGCCCGATCGCGGCCAAGCTGCTGACCCAGTTCGTGAAGATGACCGGCTTCCCGATCACCTCGACCCTGATGGGGCTGGGCGCCTTCCCGGCGTCGGACCCGCAGTGGCTGGGCATGCTGGGCATGCACGGCACGTACGAGGCGAACCTCGCCATGTACAACTGCGACGTCATGATCAACATCGGCGCCCGCTTCGACGACCGCGTGACCGGCAAGCTGTCGGAATTCGCGCCGGGCTCGAAGAAGATCCACGTCGACATCGACCCCAGCTCGATCAACAAGAACGTCGCGGTGGACATCCCCATCGTCGGTGACGCCGGCGCCGTTCTGGAAGACATGATCCGCATCTGGAAGGCCCGCCAGAAGCGCGCCGACCAGACCGCCCTGAAGGAATGGTGGGGTCAGGTCGAGGGCTGGCGCGCCCGCAACTGCCTGAACTACAACCGCACCGAGGCGGTCATCAAGCCGCAGTACGCGCTGGAGCGGCTGCGCGAGGCGCTGCGCGGCAAGAACCACTACGTGACGACCGAGGTCGGCCAGCACCAGATGTGGGCCGCCCAGTTCCTGCCCTTCGACGAGCCGAACCGCTGGATGACCTCCGGCGGCCTGGGCACCATGGGCTACGGCCTGCCGGCGGCCATCGGCGCGCAGCTCGCCCACCCCGACGCCATCGTGGTGGACGTGTCGGGCGAGGCGTCCTTCCTGATGAACATGCAGGAGATCGGCACGGCGGTGCAGTACCGCGCCCCGGTCAAGATCTTCATCCTGAACAACAAGTACATGGGCATGGTGCGCCAGTGGCAGGAGCTGCTGCACGGCTCCCGCTACTCCAACAGCTACTCCGAGGCGCTGCCCGACTTCGTGAAGCTGGCGGAAAGCTGGGGCTGCGTCGGCCTGCGCGCGACCACGGTGGCCGAGGTGGACGAGGTCATCGAGAAGATGCTGGCCGTCACCGACCGCCCCTGCATCATCGACATCGCCGTGGACCCGAAGGAGAACTGCTTCCCGATGATCCCCGGCGGCAAGGCCCACAACGAAATCCTGTTCGGTCCGGAGGACAGCCCGTCCGACGCCACGCCGGAAGACGGCATGGTGCTGGTCTGA
- the hflK gene encoding FtsH protease activity modulator HflK has translation MPWSNQGGGGGGGPWGPPPGGGGQNPWGRPPGGGGGGGGGGGGPQPPDLEDLLRRGQDRLKRVMPGGVGSGRGIALVVGLLAVVWLASGIYRVEADEQGVVLRFGQWVRTEQPGLRYHLPSPIETVLMPKVTRVNRIEVGYRSAGDGRRGDRDVPDESLMLTGDENIIDIDFTVFWVIKDAGEYLFKIRDPEATVKKAAESAMREVIGRTDLQPALTEARQQIETSTRQLLQAMLDDYEAGIEVTQVQLQKADPPSPVIDAFNDVQRARADRERARNEAEAYRNDVIPRARGDAERLIQEASAYREQVVNLAQGDADRFRKVFDAYSTAKDVTAKRMYLETMEEILRGANKVIIDGNAQGAQGVVPYLPLNQLQPAPAGAPSPNGAARPAGQPPAR, from the coding sequence ATGCCGTGGAGCAATCAGGGAGGGGGCGGCGGTGGCGGCCCCTGGGGTCCTCCGCCGGGTGGTGGCGGTCAGAATCCGTGGGGCCGTCCGCCGGGTGGCGGTGGCGGCGGTGGCGGCGGCGGCGGAGGGCCGCAGCCGCCGGACCTGGAGGATCTGCTGCGCCGCGGCCAGGACCGCCTGAAGCGGGTGATGCCGGGCGGCGTCGGCAGCGGCCGGGGCATCGCGCTCGTCGTCGGCCTGCTGGCCGTGGTCTGGCTGGCCAGCGGCATCTACCGCGTCGAGGCGGACGAGCAGGGCGTCGTGCTGCGCTTCGGCCAGTGGGTGCGCACCGAACAGCCCGGTCTGCGCTACCACCTGCCGTCGCCCATCGAAACGGTGCTGATGCCCAAGGTGACGCGCGTCAACCGCATCGAGGTCGGTTACCGCTCGGCCGGTGACGGCCGCCGCGGCGACCGCGACGTTCCCGACGAATCGCTGATGCTGACCGGCGACGAGAACATCATCGACATCGACTTCACCGTCTTCTGGGTCATCAAGGACGCGGGCGAGTATCTGTTCAAGATCCGCGACCCCGAGGCCACCGTGAAGAAGGCGGCGGAAAGCGCGATGCGCGAGGTCATCGGCCGCACCGACCTGCAGCCGGCCCTGACCGAGGCCCGCCAGCAGATCGAAACCTCCACCCGCCAGCTCCTCCAGGCCATGCTCGACGATTACGAGGCGGGCATCGAGGTGACGCAGGTGCAGTTGCAGAAGGCCGACCCGCCGTCGCCCGTCATCGACGCCTTCAACGACGTGCAGCGCGCCCGCGCCGACCGCGAACGCGCCCGCAACGAGGCCGAGGCCTACCGGAACGACGTGATCCCGCGCGCCCGAGGCGACGCGGAGCGGCTGATCCAGGAAGCCTCCGCCTACCGCGAGCAGGTCGTGAACCTGGCCCAGGGTGACGCCGACCGCTTCCGCAAGGTCTTCGACGCCTACTCGACGGCCAAGGACGTGACCGCCAAGCGCATGTATCTGGAGACCATGGAAGAGATCCTGCGCGGCGCGAACAAGGTCATCATCGACGGCAACGCGCAGGGCGCGCAGGGCGTGGTTCCCTATCTGCCGCTCAACCAGCTTCAGCCGGCCCCGGCTGGCGCGCCGTCGCCGAACGGCGCGGCGCGGCCCGCCGGCCAGCCGCCGGCCCGTTGA
- the ilvN gene encoding acetolactate synthase small subunit — translation MEEKIEKHTIAVLVDNEPGVLARVIGLFSGRGYNIESLTVAEVNNADHLSRITLVTSGTRMVVEQIKAQLDRLVPVHKVHDLTDEGPSVERELALVKVAGTGERRIEALRLADIFKAKVVDATLTSFVFELTGTTAEVDDFVGLMAQLGLVEASRTGVVAMSKGATGF, via the coding sequence GTGGAAGAGAAGATCGAGAAGCACACCATCGCCGTGCTGGTGGACAACGAGCCGGGCGTGCTGGCCCGCGTCATCGGCCTGTTCTCGGGCCGCGGCTACAACATCGAAAGCCTGACGGTGGCGGAGGTGAACAACGCCGACCACCTGTCCCGCATCACCCTGGTCACCTCCGGCACCCGCATGGTGGTGGAGCAGATCAAGGCCCAGCTCGACCGCCTCGTGCCGGTGCACAAGGTGCACGACCTGACGGACGAGGGTCCGTCGGTGGAGCGTGAGCTGGCGCTGGTCAAGGTCGCCGGCACCGGCGAGCGCCGCATCGAGGCGCTGCGCCTGGCCGACATCTTCAAGGCGAAGGTCGTGGACGCCACCCTGACCTCCTTCGTGTTCGAACTGACCGGCACGACGGCCGAGGTCGACGATTTCGTCGGGCTGATGGCTCAGCTCGGCCTCGTCGAGGCCAGCCGCACCGGCGTCGTCGCCATGTCCAAGGGAGCCACCGGCTTCTGA